The Alosa sapidissima isolate fAloSap1 chromosome 6, fAloSap1.pri, whole genome shotgun sequence genome window below encodes:
- the LOC121712136 gene encoding enoyl-[acyl-carrier-protein] reductase, mitochondrial, protein MRGFFRGVLRAQRLWVQGGGPGWGAGYCHWRPIHSCSALVYRRHGPDLDQLRMEQWDFQAIGPHSVRLQMLAAPVNPADINMMQGTYPILPEFPAVGGNEGVGEVVEVGDEVTSVRVGDWVLPVDAGFGTWRTEVVCEATELLRAPRDVSLLGAATIAVNPFTAYRMLHDFQQLRPGDTVIQNGANSAVGQAVIQIAAALGLRTINIVRNRPNYEGLSADLKAMGADYVITEEELHRTGLGLILQEVPKPRLGLNCVGGLSGGLVLSHLDSGGTLVTYGGMAKKPLQIPAKSLIFKNISLKGFWMTQWKRNNRKDLHLLQSVVDALCAMLRSGQLTPPRCVLVPFQQYAQAIQATVQPHQPKQVLLMQ, encoded by the exons ATGAGGGGTTTCTTCAGGGGAGTGCTGCGGGCCCAGAGGCTCTGGGTGCAGGGTGGAGGCCCAGGGTGGGGTGCTGGTTACTGTCACTGGAGGCCCATCCACTCCTGCTCTGCACTGGTCTACCGAAGGCATGGACCAGACCTAGACCAGCtcag GATGGAGCAGTGGGACTTTCAAGCGATTGGTCCACACAGTGTAAGATTGCAGATGCTTGCTGCGCCCGTCAATCCTGCAGACATAAATATGATGCAAG GAACCTACCCCATTCTCCCAGAATTCCCAGCGGTGGGTGGGAATGAGGGGGTGGGTGAGGTGGTGGAAGTGGGCGATGAGGTCACCTCGGTGCGTGTAGGTGACTGGGTCTTACCTGTGGATGCTGGGTTTG gaacCTGGAGGACGGAGGTTGTGTGTGAGGCCACAGAGCTGTTGAGGGCCCCCAGGGATGTGTCTCTGCTGGGGGCCGCCACCATCGCAGTCAATCCCTTTACGGCCTATAGGATGCTGCACGACTTCCAGCAACTCAggcctg GGGACACGGTGATTCAGAATGGAGCAAACAGCGCAGTCGGACAGGCAGTAATCCAAATTGCTGCGGCGCTAGGCCTGAGGACCATCAACATCGTCCGAAACAG GCCAAACTATGAGGGCCTCTCTGCAGATCTAAAGGCCATGGGAGCAGACTATGTCATTACAGAGGAGGAGCTGCACAGGACAGGGCTGGGCCTCATATTACAG GAAGTGCCAAAGCCCAGGTTGGGTCTGAACTGTGTCGGGGGCCTGAGTGGAGGTCTGGTGCTGTCCCATCTGGA CTCTGGCGGGACTCTGGTGACATATGGTGGTATGGCCAAGAAGCCTCTTCAGATCCCGGCA AAATCTCTTATATTCAAAAACATCTCCCTAAAAGGATTCTGGATGACCCAGTGGAAAAGAAACAACCGAAAAG aTCTGCACCTGCTGCAGTCTGTGGTAGATGCCCTCTGTGCCATGCTAAGGAGTGGTCAGCTCACCCCTCCCAGATGTGTCCTGGTCCCGTTCCAGCAGTACGCACAAGCCATACAGGCCACTGTGCAGCCTCACCAACCCAAACAAGTGCTGCTCATGCAGtga